In one Nocardioides sp. NBC_00368 genomic region, the following are encoded:
- a CDS encoding acyltransferase, with translation MTMEEIGAEPRIAPRVEPRIEPRIEPSADIDDRAMIGAGTLVWHLAQIREHARVGSECIIGRGAYVGPGVVVGDRCKIQNHALVYEPAVLEDGAFVGPAVVFTNDCLPRAVNPDGTLKDGDDWDAVGVTVRTGASIGARAVCVAPVTIGAWAMVAAGAVVTRDVPDHALVVGVPARRVGWVGHAGAPLVAQGDAWRCPQTGTLYVLRGTNDDDGLVAR, from the coding sequence ATGACCATGGAGGAAATAGGGGCGGAGCCCCGGATCGCACCCCGGGTCGAACCTCGGATCGAACCCCGCATCGAACCGAGCGCGGACATCGACGACCGCGCCATGATCGGCGCCGGAACCCTCGTCTGGCATCTGGCCCAGATCCGCGAGCACGCCCGCGTCGGCAGCGAGTGCATCATCGGCCGCGGGGCTTACGTCGGTCCCGGGGTCGTGGTGGGCGACCGCTGCAAGATCCAGAACCATGCGCTGGTCTACGAGCCGGCGGTGCTCGAGGACGGTGCTTTCGTCGGGCCGGCGGTGGTGTTCACCAACGACTGCCTGCCTCGTGCCGTCAACCCGGACGGCACCCTGAAGGACGGAGACGACTGGGACGCGGTCGGCGTGACCGTACGCACCGGCGCCAGCATCGGCGCCCGCGCCGTCTGCGTCGCTCCGGTCACGATCGGCGCCTGGGCGATGGTCGCGGCGGGTGCCGTGGTCACCCGGGACGTACCGGACCATGCCCTGGTCGTCGGGGTCCCGGCGCGGCGGGTGGGCTGGGTCGGGCATGCCGGCGCGCCGCTGGTCGCCCAGGGAGACGCCTGGCGCTGCCCGCAGACCGGCACCCTCTACGTCCTGCGTGGCACGAACGACGACGACGGCCTGGTCGCGCGCTGA
- a CDS encoding response regulator transcription factor yields the protein MSPRKRVKVVIVEDHTLFAESLELALTFEGYDAHRIDLPEEPPSEAKLTSLIMRSQPRIVLLDLDLGQHGSGVRLIAPLARAGADVVVVTGATDEARWGHALHAGARTVLSKTVPLGEILGTVRRLNYGLSVLDVDERERLIRAWVGQEQGIIEIRRRLAQLSRRESQVLEHLMDGLTVGEIAKLRVVSEATVRTQVKSILAKLGVSSQIAAVSIAHKAEWRAA from the coding sequence GTGTCGCCGCGTAAACGGGTGAAGGTGGTCATCGTCGAGGACCACACCCTGTTCGCGGAGTCCCTCGAGCTGGCCCTCACCTTCGAGGGTTACGACGCCCACCGCATCGATCTTCCGGAAGAGCCGCCGTCGGAGGCCAAGCTCACCTCGCTGATCATGCGCTCCCAGCCACGCATCGTCCTGCTCGACCTCGATCTGGGGCAACACGGCTCGGGCGTACGCCTGATCGCCCCGCTCGCCAGAGCGGGCGCCGACGTCGTCGTGGTGACCGGCGCGACCGACGAGGCCCGCTGGGGCCACGCCCTGCACGCCGGGGCGCGGACGGTGCTGTCCAAGACGGTGCCGCTGGGCGAGATCCTGGGCACCGTACGCCGCCTCAACTACGGCCTCAGCGTGCTCGACGTCGACGAACGTGAGCGCCTGATCCGAGCCTGGGTGGGACAGGAGCAGGGCATCATCGAGATCCGCCGTCGCCTCGCGCAGCTCTCCCGACGGGAGTCGCAGGTGCTCGAGCACCTGATGGACGGCCTCACCGTGGGCGAGATCGCCAAGCTCCGCGTGGTCTCGGAGGCGACCGTGCGCACGCAGGTGAAGTCGATCCTCGCCAAGCTCGGCGTCTCCTCGCAGATCGCGGCGGTCAGCATCGCCCACAAGGCCGAGTGGCGGGCTGCCTGA
- a CDS encoding sensor histidine kinase, with translation MSKSRVGPDEPARLHEAASVLAGIRAATTLLNSPSGIDGIGEERRAAMSAMVQSELERLERMVRRQQQAVRPANPEPTDDVRAEVIDLDAVVATMVLAHEAKGTEVAWCPSRMLALGDSDQVTEALNVLLDNAADHGSGSVRIEVRAAGPGDSSVEIAVTDDGPGVAPELRRRIFARGVSRPGSAGQGIGLHTARDLMERQGGYLELAETGERTTFVLGIPMLGCVDDHDTPTRGGRRGVAA, from the coding sequence GTGTCGAAGTCAAGAGTCGGTCCGGACGAGCCAGCCCGGCTGCACGAGGCTGCCTCCGTGCTGGCCGGGATCAGGGCGGCGACCACGCTGCTCAACTCGCCGAGCGGGATCGACGGGATCGGCGAGGAGCGGCGCGCCGCGATGTCGGCGATGGTGCAGAGCGAGCTGGAGCGGCTCGAGCGGATGGTGCGCCGGCAGCAGCAGGCCGTACGCCCGGCGAACCCGGAGCCCACCGATGACGTCCGCGCCGAGGTGATCGACCTCGACGCAGTGGTCGCCACCATGGTTCTCGCCCACGAGGCCAAGGGCACCGAGGTCGCGTGGTGCCCCAGCCGGATGCTGGCGCTCGGCGACTCCGACCAGGTGACCGAGGCCCTCAACGTGCTTCTCGACAACGCCGCCGACCACGGCAGCGGCTCGGTCCGGATCGAGGTGCGTGCCGCCGGACCTGGAGACTCGTCGGTCGAGATCGCGGTGACCGACGACGGGCCCGGGGTCGCGCCGGAGCTGCGCCGCCGGATCTTCGCCCGGGGCGTCAGCCGACCGGGATCGGCCGGCCAGGGGATCGGGCTCCACACCGCCCGCGACCTGATGGAGCGGCAGGGTGGCTACCTCGAGCTGGCCGAGACCGGAGAGCGCACCACCTTCGTCCTCGGCATCCCGATGCTCGGCTGCGTCGACGATCACGACACCCCGACCAGGGGAGGTCGCCGTGGTGTCGCCGCGTAA
- a CDS encoding LCP family protein translates to MALLDHPPVPPQSDPAGETPARGWRRARKPLIGLLVCLLLLCAAALTGILWLQAKVEGNINRLPDTFTGLTDRPAKPTSGSAADAVNILVLGTDTRSDAPTTGAEAPGWEPGQARSDTMLLVHLDGDRHSASVISIPRDSWVDIPGHGKGKVNWAYSFGGPRLTVETVEKMTDVRIDHLAVIDWDGFKALTDAVGGVDIDIPKTVYDSARDVRWEAGRHHLDGEQALLYVRQRYGLQDGDLDRVARQQAFLRTLLKQTLNQELRKNPDQVLDLLTLFSEHASVDDDWSTTQMAKLAASLRNLRTDDISYLTVPTDGTGMVGDQSVVRLDPSRDRDLWRAVREDRMGEWVDENQDLMTPDVVR, encoded by the coding sequence GTGGCCCTCCTCGATCACCCGCCCGTGCCGCCGCAGTCGGATCCTGCGGGCGAGACCCCCGCGCGCGGATGGCGCCGCGCCCGCAAGCCTCTGATCGGGCTGCTGGTGTGCCTCCTGCTGCTGTGCGCGGCGGCACTCACCGGGATCCTGTGGCTCCAGGCCAAGGTGGAGGGCAACATCAACCGACTGCCCGACACCTTCACCGGGCTGACCGACCGGCCGGCCAAGCCCACCTCCGGGTCGGCCGCGGACGCGGTGAACATCCTCGTGCTCGGCACCGACACCCGCTCCGACGCCCCCACCACCGGCGCCGAGGCTCCTGGCTGGGAGCCGGGTCAGGCGCGGTCGGACACGATGCTGCTCGTACATCTCGACGGCGACCGGCACTCCGCCTCGGTGATCTCGATCCCCCGTGACTCCTGGGTCGACATCCCCGGCCACGGGAAGGGCAAGGTCAACTGGGCCTACTCCTTCGGCGGCCCCAGGCTCACCGTCGAGACGGTCGAGAAGATGACCGACGTACGCATCGACCACCTCGCGGTCATCGACTGGGACGGTTTCAAGGCCTTGACCGACGCCGTCGGCGGCGTCGACATCGACATCCCGAAGACCGTCTACGACTCAGCCCGGGACGTCCGCTGGGAGGCGGGCCGCCATCACCTCGACGGCGAGCAGGCGCTCCTCTACGTACGCCAGCGCTACGGGCTCCAGGACGGCGACCTCGACCGCGTCGCCCGCCAGCAGGCCTTCCTCCGCACGCTCCTCAAGCAGACCCTCAACCAGGAGCTGCGCAAGAACCCCGACCAGGTCCTCGACCTTCTCACCCTCTTCTCCGAGCACGCCTCCGTCGACGACGACTGGTCGACCACCCAGATGGCCAAGCTCGCCGCCTCGCTCCGCAACCTCCGCACCGACGACATCAGCTACCTCACCGTCCCCACCGACGGCACCGGCATGGTCGGGGACCAGTCGGTCGTACGTCTCGACCCCTCCCGCGACCGCGACCTGTGGCGCGCCGTCCGTGAGGATCGGATGGGCGAGTGGGTCGACGAGAACCAGGATCTGATGACGCCCGACGTCGTCCGCTGA
- a CDS encoding phosphotransferase family protein, translating into MTQAPPPPEMTFQKSGRDPAAIGTVLAEWLATALPPGADPEVAILGGIDANGLSSETVLLDVTSTVDGWRQTKAYVLRVAPRPEDIPVFATYDLQAQYDAMRLAGSLSSVPVPEVGLAEMSGLVLGTPFFLMERVEGVVPSDVMPYNFGDSWLFDGSAADRAALQKRSVEVLAGLHAIPDAASRFAFLDPAVADHPGETLIARNLAKTRAWYDFASSAEEWGGRSPLVERGLAWLEANLPDDGGEPVLCWGDARIGNIIYRDFAPVAVLDWEMVGLGPREMDVTWMIFAHRIFEDLAAMLGLPGMPDFLTADDVRDAYVAASGVELGDLTWHEVHAAVMWGVIYLRIAARQIHFGEIEAPEDPESALYHRAMFEAMLDEVGA; encoded by the coding sequence GTGACCCAGGCGCCCCCGCCGCCCGAGATGACCTTCCAGAAGTCGGGCCGCGATCCTGCGGCGATCGGCACCGTGCTGGCGGAGTGGCTGGCCACGGCGCTGCCGCCCGGTGCCGATCCCGAGGTCGCCATCCTCGGCGGCATCGACGCCAACGGGCTCTCCAGCGAGACCGTCCTGCTCGACGTCACCTCGACGGTGGACGGGTGGAGGCAGACGAAGGCGTACGTCCTCCGGGTGGCGCCCCGCCCGGAGGACATCCCGGTCTTCGCGACCTATGACCTGCAGGCGCAGTACGACGCGATGCGCCTGGCCGGCTCGCTGTCCTCCGTGCCGGTGCCGGAGGTCGGTCTTGCCGAGATGAGCGGCTTGGTGCTGGGGACGCCGTTCTTTCTGATGGAGCGGGTCGAGGGGGTGGTCCCGTCGGACGTGATGCCCTACAACTTCGGCGACAGCTGGCTCTTCGACGGCTCTGCCGCGGATCGGGCGGCGCTGCAGAAGCGCTCGGTCGAGGTGCTCGCCGGGCTCCATGCGATCCCCGATGCCGCCTCGCGGTTCGCCTTTCTCGACCCGGCCGTGGCCGATCATCCCGGCGAGACGCTGATCGCTCGCAATCTGGCCAAGACGCGCGCCTGGTATGACTTCGCCTCCTCCGCCGAGGAGTGGGGCGGCCGCTCGCCGCTGGTCGAGCGAGGCCTGGCCTGGCTCGAGGCCAACCTGCCCGACGATGGCGGCGAGCCCGTCCTGTGCTGGGGTGACGCGCGGATCGGCAACATCATCTACCGCGACTTCGCGCCGGTCGCCGTCCTCGACTGGGAGATGGTCGGCCTCGGCCCTCGCGAGATGGACGTGACCTGGATGATCTTCGCCCACCGCATCTTCGAGGACCTGGCCGCGATGCTCGGCCTTCCGGGGATGCCGGACTTCCTCACCGCCGACGACGTCCGCGACGCCTATGTCGCCGCGAGCGGTGTCGAGCTCGGCGACCTGACCTGGCACGAGGTCCACGCCGCGGTCATGTGGGGCGTCATCTACCTGCGGATCGCCGCCAGACAGATCCACTTCGGTGAGATCGAGGCACCCGAGGATCCCGAGTCGGCGCTCTATCACCGGGCGATGTTCGAGGCGATGCTCGACGAGGTAGGGGCATGA
- a CDS encoding enoyl-CoA hydratase-related protein — protein MRILLLVSAFNGLTQRVWCDLKEGGHDVGVVLAPVHDDSSLVATVEAIEPELILCPFLKHRVPEAVWGSYPTVVIHPGPVGDRGPSSLDHATLDGRDRWGVTALSAVEEMDAGPVWATETFAMPEVPIAKSALYNGPVADAAMACVAEVVRMVAAGEAPKPAEEWPTEVEGTGELPLLRRKAFEIDWSAPATEIARRIAAADGAPGAPAIVEGKTYCLFDAVATPDDHGEHEHGTVVGVDTDAVAIATGEGTLWVGYAATLEKKRGPKLPAAWVLDTRHAPYLRMPDALAETTYERDGDVGYLTLRSYSGAMHTQQCRRMTDAVRKALIEDTTVLVVRGTEHAFSNGIHLGVIEAAQDPAAEAWDNIRAIDELCVAIAEAEQLTIAAFTANAGAGGVMAGLCADITVARTGVVLNPYYDMGIFGSELHTWGLPSRVGTEKADELLGAKLPISAAEAARIDMVSELGPRDSAEFEGWLRDLAKSYTAPEAYVSALAARESRRDRAMPLSYYQSIELAEMARDIFDDRHGFAAKRKAFVTKAAPTETPSKIRF, from the coding sequence ATGCGCATTCTGCTGCTCGTCTCCGCGTTCAACGGCCTGACCCAGCGGGTCTGGTGCGATCTGAAGGAGGGTGGCCACGACGTCGGTGTCGTGCTGGCGCCCGTTCATGACGACTCGTCCCTGGTGGCGACCGTCGAGGCGATCGAGCCCGAGCTGATCCTGTGCCCGTTCCTCAAGCACCGGGTGCCCGAGGCGGTCTGGGGGAGCTACCCCACGGTCGTGATCCACCCGGGCCCGGTCGGTGACCGGGGTCCTTCCTCGCTCGACCACGCCACGCTCGACGGGCGGGACCGTTGGGGCGTCACCGCTCTGTCGGCCGTCGAGGAGATGGACGCCGGGCCGGTCTGGGCGACCGAGACCTTCGCGATGCCCGAGGTCCCGATCGCGAAGAGCGCCCTCTACAACGGGCCGGTCGCCGACGCGGCGATGGCCTGTGTCGCGGAGGTCGTCCGGATGGTCGCGGCCGGGGAGGCGCCGAAGCCCGCCGAGGAGTGGCCTACGGAGGTCGAGGGCACCGGTGAGCTGCCGCTGCTGCGTCGGAAGGCGTTCGAGATCGACTGGTCCGCGCCGGCCACCGAGATCGCGCGAAGGATCGCGGCGGCGGATGGCGCGCCGGGTGCTCCGGCGATCGTCGAGGGCAAGACGTACTGCCTCTTCGATGCGGTGGCGACCCCGGACGACCATGGCGAGCACGAGCACGGCACCGTGGTCGGTGTCGACACCGACGCGGTCGCGATCGCCACCGGCGAGGGCACCTTGTGGGTCGGCTACGCCGCGACGCTCGAGAAGAAACGCGGCCCGAAGCTCCCGGCGGCGTGGGTGCTCGACACCCGCCACGCCCCGTATCTGAGGATGCCTGACGCGTTGGCCGAGACGACCTACGAGCGCGACGGCGACGTCGGCTACCTCACCCTCCGCTCCTACAGCGGCGCGATGCACACCCAGCAGTGCCGGCGAATGACCGATGCGGTGCGCAAGGCGCTCATCGAGGACACCACGGTCCTGGTCGTACGCGGTACCGAGCACGCCTTCTCCAACGGCATCCATCTCGGTGTGATCGAGGCGGCGCAGGACCCGGCGGCCGAGGCCTGGGACAACATCCGGGCCATCGACGAGCTCTGCGTGGCGATCGCCGAGGCCGAGCAGCTGACCATCGCCGCGTTCACCGCCAACGCAGGTGCGGGCGGCGTGATGGCCGGGCTCTGTGCCGACATCACGGTCGCGCGCACCGGGGTCGTGCTGAACCCCTACTACGACATGGGCATCTTCGGCTCCGAGCTGCACACCTGGGGCCTGCCGAGCCGTGTCGGCACCGAGAAGGCCGATGAGCTGCTCGGTGCGAAGCTGCCGATCTCGGCTGCCGAGGCCGCCCGTATCGACATGGTCAGCGAGCTCGGTCCGCGCGACTCGGCCGAGTTCGAGGGCTGGCTGCGCGACCTGGCGAAGAGCTACACCGCACCCGAGGCGTACGTCTCGGCCCTGGCCGCCCGCGAATCACGCCGGGACCGTGCGATGCCGCTGTCCTACTACCAGAGCATCGAGCTGGCCGAGATGGCCCGCGACATCTTCGACGACCGGCACGGGTTCGCCGCGAAACGGAAGGCATTCGTCACCAAGGCCGCGCCGACCGAGACGCCCTCGAAGATCCGGTTCTGA
- a CDS encoding GTP pyrophosphokinase, translating into MTTVDDNPINGLVDLVETSAGDMTRDMARELARFRMRYKFAIDEVSTKIAILREEFEHTHDHSPIEHVRTRLKSPDSLLAKARKIGCPLTLEALEQQIRDIAGIRVVCPFVSDVYWIMEMLGSQSDVDVVEVEDYIAEPKANGYRSLHLIIKVPVYLSDRAVDVPVELQIRTIAMDFWASVEHSIYYKYDGTVPSTLRDELGAAARTAADLDTTMARLRSEVHGPVR; encoded by the coding sequence ATGACAACAGTCGACGACAACCCGATCAACGGGTTGGTCGATCTCGTCGAGACGAGCGCCGGCGACATGACTCGTGACATGGCGCGCGAGCTGGCGAGGTTCCGGATGCGCTACAAGTTCGCGATCGACGAGGTGTCTACCAAGATCGCGATCCTGCGCGAGGAGTTCGAGCACACCCACGACCACAGCCCGATCGAGCACGTACGCACCCGGCTGAAGTCGCCCGACAGCCTGCTCGCGAAGGCCCGCAAGATCGGGTGCCCGCTCACCCTCGAGGCGCTCGAGCAGCAGATCCGCGACATCGCCGGGATCCGGGTCGTCTGCCCGTTCGTCTCCGACGTCTACTGGATCATGGAGATGCTGGGCAGCCAGTCAGACGTCGACGTCGTCGAGGTCGAGGACTACATCGCCGAGCCGAAGGCCAACGGCTACCGCAGCCTCCACCTGATCATCAAGGTGCCGGTCTACCTCTCCGACCGCGCTGTGGACGTCCCGGTCGAGCTGCAGATCCGCACCATCGCGATGGATTTCTGGGCCAGCGTCGAGCACTCGATCTACTACAAGTACGACGGCACCGTCCCCTCGACCCTGCGCGACGAGCTCGGCGCCGCCGCCCGCACCGCGGCCGACCTCGACACCACCATGGCCAGGCTCCGTAGCGAGGTCCACGGCCCGGTCCGTTGA
- a CDS encoding PQQ-dependent sugar dehydrogenase, whose protein sequence is METSRLWGRQARAGLAVGALLAALLTPTLSLSSAGAAIPGSEPVPDPIPEQPVRSSLGLVLEEVTQLPATEPYPAPTDQRLVRHNRINFIGEVPDGSGRMYVPDLNGPMYLLENGQQHEYLNLRDHFVDFWSGAGLGSGAGFITFHPDFEKNGLFYTTHTERFGGFAKTPTFPSQTNPGSGRTVSVVTEWHATDPTADTFAGTSREVMRIDFAGQIHAIQQIDFNPTARPGDEDYGLLYIASGDGGNGVRSDDPQNLANPFGKILRIDPLARDGRNGAYGVPDSNPFVDREGAIGEIWAYGMRDPHRFSWDVETGRLLLGHIGQHAIEGVYDVRAGDNLGWSEIEGRLLYDNTDECALYTVPDDYDMSGFTLPVASFDHDPPANYPCTSDSGHAVSGGVVYRGRFDDLRGKYVFGDLVNGEVFWTDARQMKRGSSREATLHQMQLFDTSGKRLSMQDFVDHPRVDLRFGTDSRRNLYLLAKANGKIWKVVNTVQRPWPSEVVPSLREDLVSYYDFEHPFAPGSREEDQGFSRTLLNQVNGGNAMQVTDSAYRTSNNALQTKQVDPEVNGNDDWKAGSWNQNGVASLAPFAGAEQITVAGWFKVDMDGPALNSVTADPTDRYNAIGLAGVLSGNSDGHGVRALLELINVNGTLRLVALGRRLDEGASQTFAASADWQTLLPRGQWVHLAATFDYTTGKMALYRNGKAVEGFYTSAGDPWQVDGTGTSDTLPRGIKVGGSFPQDTVERNPCDCRMDSLMFLDRAITPDEARAQYQRFVNGR, encoded by the coding sequence ATGGAAACCTCACGTCTATGGGGCAGACAGGCGCGGGCCGGCCTCGCCGTCGGCGCCCTGCTCGCCGCGCTGCTCACCCCCACGCTCTCGCTCAGTTCCGCAGGCGCCGCCATCCCCGGCAGCGAGCCCGTCCCCGACCCCATCCCCGAACAGCCCGTACGCAGCAGCCTCGGTCTCGTGCTCGAGGAGGTCACCCAGCTTCCTGCGACCGAGCCCTACCCGGCCCCCACCGACCAGCGCCTCGTACGCCACAACCGCATCAACTTCATCGGTGAGGTCCCCGACGGCTCGGGCCGGATGTACGTCCCCGACCTCAACGGGCCGATGTACCTGCTCGAGAACGGGCAGCAGCATGAATACCTGAACCTCCGGGACCACTTCGTCGACTTCTGGTCCGGTGCCGGGCTGGGCAGTGGCGCGGGCTTCATCACGTTCCACCCCGACTTCGAGAAGAACGGGCTCTTCTACACCACCCACACCGAGCGCTTCGGCGGCTTCGCGAAGACCCCGACGTTCCCGTCCCAGACCAACCCCGGCTCCGGGCGGACGGTCAGCGTCGTGACCGAGTGGCACGCCACCGACCCGACCGCGGACACATTCGCAGGAACCAGCCGTGAGGTGATGCGGATCGACTTCGCCGGACAGATCCACGCCATCCAGCAGATCGACTTCAACCCGACCGCTCGGCCCGGCGACGAGGACTACGGCCTGCTCTACATCGCCTCCGGTGACGGCGGCAACGGCGTCCGCAGCGACGACCCGCAGAACCTCGCCAATCCCTTCGGCAAGATCCTGCGCATCGACCCGCTCGCCCGCGACGGGCGCAACGGGGCGTACGGGGTCCCGGACAGCAACCCGTTCGTCGACCGGGAGGGCGCGATCGGCGAGATCTGGGCGTACGGCATGCGTGATCCGCACCGGTTCTCCTGGGACGTCGAGACGGGCCGGCTGCTGCTCGGCCACATCGGCCAGCACGCGATCGAGGGCGTCTACGACGTCCGGGCCGGCGACAACCTCGGCTGGAGCGAGATCGAGGGCCGGCTGCTCTACGACAACACCGACGAGTGCGCCCTCTACACGGTGCCCGACGACTACGACATGTCCGGCTTCACGCTCCCGGTCGCGTCCTTCGACCACGACCCGCCGGCCAACTACCCCTGCACCTCCGACAGCGGCCACGCGGTCAGCGGCGGTGTCGTCTACCGCGGCCGCTTCGACGACCTCCGCGGAAAGTACGTCTTCGGCGACCTGGTCAACGGCGAGGTCTTCTGGACCGACGCCCGGCAGATGAAGCGGGGGAGCAGCCGAGAGGCGACCCTGCACCAGATGCAGCTCTTCGACACCTCGGGCAAGCGGCTCTCGATGCAGGACTTCGTCGACCACCCGCGCGTCGACCTGCGCTTCGGTACCGACTCTCGTCGCAACCTCTACCTGCTGGCGAAGGCCAACGGGAAGATCTGGAAGGTGGTGAACACGGTGCAGCGGCCGTGGCCGAGCGAGGTCGTGCCGTCGCTGCGCGAGGACCTGGTCAGCTACTACGACTTCGAGCACCCCTTCGCGCCGGGGTCGCGCGAGGAGGACCAGGGCTTCTCACGGACGCTGCTGAACCAGGTCAACGGCGGCAACGCGATGCAGGTCACCGACTCTGCCTACCGGACCAGCAACAACGCCCTGCAGACCAAGCAGGTCGACCCGGAGGTCAACGGCAACGACGACTGGAAGGCAGGGTCGTGGAACCAGAACGGCGTCGCGTCGCTGGCGCCGTTCGCGGGAGCCGAGCAGATCACCGTGGCCGGCTGGTTCAAGGTCGACATGGACGGTCCCGCGCTCAACTCGGTGACCGCCGACCCGACGGACCGCTACAACGCCATCGGTCTGGCAGGGGTGCTCTCGGGCAACTCCGACGGCCACGGCGTACGCGCTCTGCTCGAGCTCATCAACGTCAACGGCACCCTGCGCCTGGTCGCGCTCGGCCGCCGGCTCGACGAGGGGGCGTCGCAGACGTTCGCGGCCTCGGCGGACTGGCAGACCCTGCTGCCGCGCGGGCAGTGGGTGCACCTGGCGGCGACGTTCGACTACACCACCGGGAAGATGGCGCTCTACCGCAACGGCAAGGCCGTCGAGGGGTTCTACACCTCGGCCGGTGACCCGTGGCAGGTCGACGGCACCGGCACCTCCGACACGTTGCCGCGAGGCATCAAGGTCGGCGGGTCGTTCCCGCAGGACACCGTCGAGCGAAACCCCTGCGACTGCCGGATGGACTCGCTGATGTTCCTCGACCGGGCGATCACGCCGGACGAGGCGCGGGCGCAGTACCAGCGGTTCGTCAACGGCCGCTGA
- a CDS encoding ABC transporter ATP-binding protein: protein MSEPLLALRDIEAGYGRAALVLRGLTVTVPAGQIVCLVGPNGAGKSTVLKVASGMLTPRSGTITVDGVDVTRNGPQQMLRAGMAHVLQGHSVFKEMTVAENVGLGAYTVRDAAAVAERTDFVKSLFPVVAERWHTLAGALSGGQQKQVEFARSLMVSPKVVLLDEPSMGLDPKTTATVFEQVVRMRDAGLAVLLVEQNARRALESADLGCVLDLGKVHIAGAAADLLADPRMAELYLGGAATTSAGATDGPE from the coding sequence GTGTCTGAACCGCTTCTCGCGCTGCGCGACATCGAGGCCGGCTACGGCCGCGCGGCACTGGTCCTGCGTGGCCTCACGGTCACCGTTCCGGCAGGTCAGATCGTCTGTCTCGTCGGTCCCAACGGTGCCGGCAAGTCCACCGTGCTCAAGGTCGCCAGCGGCATGCTGACGCCACGCTCGGGCACCATCACGGTCGACGGCGTCGACGTCACCCGCAACGGTCCGCAGCAGATGCTCCGCGCGGGCATGGCTCACGTCCTCCAGGGCCACTCGGTCTTCAAGGAGATGACCGTCGCCGAGAACGTCGGGCTGGGCGCCTATACCGTTCGCGACGCGGCGGCGGTGGCCGAGCGGACCGACTTCGTCAAAAGCCTGTTCCCGGTCGTCGCGGAGCGCTGGCACACCCTCGCCGGCGCGCTCTCGGGCGGTCAGCAGAAGCAGGTCGAGTTCGCCCGCTCGCTGATGGTGAGCCCGAAGGTCGTGCTGCTCGACGAGCCCAGCATGGGCCTGGACCCGAAGACCACCGCGACCGTGTTCGAGCAGGTCGTCCGCATGCGCGACGCCGGTCTGGCGGTCCTGCTCGTCGAGCAGAACGCCCGGCGGGCCCTGGAGTCGGCCGACCTGGGCTGCGTACTCGATCTGGGGAAGGTGCACATCGCAGGGGCAGCCGCCGACCTGCTCGCCGACCCGCGGATGGCGGAGCTCTATCTCGGGGGAGCCGCGACGACCTCAGCAGGGGCCACCGATGGTCCCGAATAG
- a CDS encoding ABC transporter ATP-binding protein has translation MSAHPIKQNLAIENLTKSFGGVRAVDEATVSFQEGKINALIGPNGSGKTTFFNCVTGMIRPDSGTVTYRGRDVTGHAPHRIARAGLGRSFQLCRVFPRMTVLDNVLAGVRSTGIVHRLRGAHNPDDVARARELLARVGIEHLERSEARDISYGQQKLLELAGVLMAEPDTIMLDEPAGGVNPALIGRIATLVRELNAEGRTFVIVEHNMELVMSLSDHVVVFDRGRPIASGAPADVQNDPRVLEAYLGV, from the coding sequence ATGAGTGCTCATCCGATCAAGCAGAACCTGGCCATCGAGAACCTGACGAAGTCCTTCGGCGGCGTGCGCGCCGTCGACGAGGCGACGGTCAGCTTCCAGGAGGGCAAGATCAACGCCCTGATCGGGCCGAACGGGTCGGGCAAGACCACGTTCTTCAACTGCGTGACCGGGATGATCCGGCCCGACTCGGGAACGGTGACCTACCGCGGCCGCGACGTGACCGGCCACGCACCCCACCGGATCGCACGGGCCGGGCTCGGGCGCAGCTTCCAGCTGTGCCGGGTCTTCCCGCGGATGACGGTGCTCGACAACGTGCTCGCCGGAGTCCGCTCGACGGGCATCGTCCACCGGCTGCGCGGGGCGCACAACCCCGATGACGTCGCCCGGGCGCGCGAGCTGCTGGCCAGGGTCGGCATCGAGCACCTCGAGCGCAGCGAGGCCCGCGACATCTCCTACGGCCAGCAGAAGCTGCTCGAGCTGGCCGGGGTGCTGATGGCCGAGCCCGACACGATCATGCTCGACGAGCCTGCCGGGGGCGTGAACCCGGCGCTGATCGGCCGGATCGCCACCCTCGTGCGCGAGCTCAACGCCGAGGGCCGCACCTTCGTCATCGTCGAGCACAACATGGAGCTGGTGATGAGCCTCTCCGACCATGTCGTGGTCTTCGACCGCGGCCGGCCGATCGCCTCCGGTGCGCCGGCGGACGTGCAGAACGACCCACGAGTCCTGGAGGCCTACCTTGGTGTCTGA